One genomic segment of Musa acuminata AAA Group cultivar baxijiao chromosome BXJ3-3, Cavendish_Baxijiao_AAA, whole genome shotgun sequence includes these proteins:
- the LOC135633845 gene encoding ATP-dependent Clp protease adapter protein CLPS2, chloroplastic-like — protein MALSGRVGASWPALNFCNPVPSAPPVSTLPMPSKSRDVMALVAAATGGGLGSSRGGAGLLERPTFDQSQFDPLPEAQEGGDIGRLASRKGLGSGDSYRVLLIDDPRHTEKLVENVLPQVVPSVTADGARQLFRESRQLGVAVVIVTVKEHAEFYAQMMVRRGLRSAIEPDSNLEA, from the exons ATGGCTCTTAGCGGCAGAGTTGGAGCATCATGGCCTGCTCTCAACTTCTGCAACCCGGTCCCTTCGGCTCCCCCCGTTTCTACCCTGCCCATGCCGTCTAAGTCGAGGGATGTGATGGCGTTGGTCGCCGCTGCGACCGGCGGCGGGTTGGGGTCGTCGAGAGGAGGAGCCGGGCTGTTGGAGCGCCCCACCTTCGACCAGTCCCAGTTCGACCCCCTCCCCGAAGCCCAAGAAG GTGGAGACATAGGCAGGCTTGCGTCGAGGAAAGGCCTGGGAAGCGGAGACAGCTACAGAGTTCTGCTCATCGATGATCCACGCCACACGGAGAAGCTAG TGGAAAATGTTCTGCCACAAGTCGTGCCATCCGTTACAGCCGACGGTGCGAGACAACTATTTCGCGAGTCTCGGCAACTGGGTGTCGCAGTGGTTATTGTTACTGTTAAG GAGCACGCGGAGTTCTACGCGCAGATGATGGTACGCCGTGGGTTGCGTTCCGCGATAGAACCCGATTCCAACCTGGAAGCATGA
- the LOC135633844 gene encoding uracil-DNA glycosylase, mitochondrial-like, whose product MGDKGEGQKMASSAKNLDELFHPAKRLRPLSPSERPDALIPHSPVSPLRKASPARRDPAPESAAAPALTPEQKQRIEINKALARSKRNLRICRERVEKAKAEGMDYVKLEELLVEESWLEALPGELQKPYAKNLCRFVERETRGSVPIYPPPYLIFNALHLTPFDQVKVVIIGQDPYHGHGQAMGLAFSVPGGVKIPSSLVNIFKELKEDLGHSVPLHGNLERWAVQGVLLLNAVLTVRNHQANSHAKKGWEPFTDAIIRTISQKKSGVVFLLWGNSAQEKSRLIDGSKHRILRAAHPSGLSANRGFFGCRHFSETNRALEKLGLSPIDWKL is encoded by the exons ATGGGAGACAAAGGAGAAGGGCAAAAAATGGCTTCGTCCGCCAAAAACCTTGACGAGCTCTTCCATCCCGCGAAGCGGCTCCGCCCTCTCTCTCCATCCGAACGCCCCGACGCCCTAATCCCCCATTCCCCTGTCTCCCCACTCCGTAAGGCCTCCCCCGCCCGCCGCGACCCCGCGCCGGAGTCCGCTGCTGCCCCCGCCCTCACCCCAGAGCAGAAGCAGCGGATCGAGATCAACAAGGCCCTTGCGCGTTCGAAGCGAAACCTCCGGATCTGCAGAGAAAGAGTCGAGAAGGCCAAAG CCGAAGGGATGGATTATGTGAAGCTGGAGGAGCTTTTGGTGGAGGAAAGCTGGTTGGAGGCTCTCCCAGGGGAGCTTCAGAAACCGTACGCTAAAAATCTTTGTAGGTTTGTGGAGCGGGAGACGCGAGGGAGTGTTCCGATCTACCCTCCGCCATACCTTATATTTAATGCTCTCCATTTGACACCCTTTGATCAAGTGAAGGTTGTGATCATCGGACAG GATCCATATCATGGACATGGTCAAGCCATGGGTCTTGCTTTCTCGGTACCAGGTGGGGTCAAGATTCCTTCCAGCCTAGTCAACATTTTTAAGGAACTTAAAGAAGATCTGGGGCATTCTGTGCCATTGCACGGAAATCTGGAAAGATGGGCTGTACAG GGTGTTCTTTTGCTCAATGCTGTCCTCACTG TTAGGAATCATCAAGCTAATTCACATGCCAAAAAGGGGTGGGAGCCATTTACTGATGCTATCATTCGAACAATATCACAGAAGAAATCAGGAGTTGTTTTCCTTCTGTGGGGAAATTCTGCTCAAGAAAAATCAAG ACTGATTGATGGGTCAAAACATCGCATCTTGAGGGCTGCTCATCCTTCTGGCCTTTCTGCTAACAGAGGGTTCTTCGGATGCAG GCATTTTTCTGAGACAAATCGGGCACTGGAGAAACTCGGCCTTTCTCCCATCGATTGGAAACTGTAG
- the LOC103978234 gene encoding uncharacterized protein LOC103978234: MALQTPKKLLQLKLLVHQNSGQVLYAEAGKDFVDFLFGLLGVPLGHAARLLTEDHMAGCLPTLCKSFHELEDGYFVHPADDRDAVFVPDASSPAFDILRSSSPSPPQTAKIYYRCSGADTSHYYFDNYNSCYGNYGHVTDVYGTPCPSCEKEMTTEMRFVPGRRDVKGKQVAAMEAAGGGYVKGVLTYMVMDNLAVMPMSTISAVTLLNRFHVTDLKSLSEWKVEVGKNEGSELLKASLRSKTVLTDVFVRKWKRGVLVE, encoded by the exons ATGGCGTTGCAGACGCCCAAAAAGCTGCTTCAGCTGAAGCTCCTGGTCCACCAGAACTCCGGCCAAGTCCTCTACGCCGAGGCCGGCAAGGACTTCGTCGACTTCCTCTTCGGGTTGCTCGGCGTGCCCCTCGGCCACGCCGCCCGCCTGCTCACGGAGGACCACATGGCCGGCTGCCTCCCCACGCTCTGCAAGAGCTTCCACGAGCTCGAGGACGGCTACTTCGTGCACCCCGCCGACGACCGCGACGCCGTCTTCGTCCCCGACGCCTCCTCGCCCGCCTTCGACATCCTGCGCAGCAGCAGCCCCTCCCCGCCCCAGACCGCCAAGATCTACTACCGCTGCTCCGGCGCGGACACCAGCCACTACTACTTCGACAACTACAACAGCTGCTACGGGAACTACGGCCACGTGACCGACGTCTACGGGACGCCATGTCCGTCGTGCGAGAAGGAGATGACGACCGAGATGAGGTTCGTGCCGGGCAGGAGGGACGTGAAGGGCAAGCAGGTGGCGGCCATGGAAGCTGCGGGTGGGGGTTACGTCAAGGGGGTGCTCACGTACATGGTGATGGACAACTTGGCCGTCATGCCCATGTCCACCATCTCCGCCGTCACTCTCCTCAACAGGTTCCACGTTACGGACCTCAAGTCCCTGAGCGAGTGGAAGGTAGAGGTGGGGAAGAACGAG GGTTCGGAGCTGCTGAAGGCGTCGTTGCGGTCGAAGACTGTTCTCACGGATGTGTTTGTGAGGAAATGGAAGAGAGGGGTTTTGGTGGAGTGA